The Triticum aestivum cultivar Chinese Spring chromosome 3A, IWGSC CS RefSeq v2.1, whole genome shotgun sequence genome includes a region encoding these proteins:
- the LOC123058514 gene encoding ABC transporter G family member 32: MSREIHKIASLRRDSWRSSDDVFSRSSSRFQDEEDDEEALRWAALERLPTYDRVRRGILQAETGEKIDVDVGRLGARESRALIDRLVRAADDDHERFLLKLKDRMDRVGIDYPTIEVRFEKLEVEAEVLVGNRALPTLVNSVRNTMEAIGHALHIFPRRKHSMTILHDVSGIIKPRRMTLLLGPPGSGKTTLLLALAGKLDKELKVSGKVSYNGYEMNEFVPERTAAYISQHDLHTGEMTVRETLAFSARCQGVGSRYEMLTELARRENTENIKPDNDIDVYMKASAMGGQEYNVVTEYILKVLGLDICADTVVGNDMLRGISGGQRKRVTTGEMLVGPARALFMDEISTGLDSSTTYQIVNSIRQTIHVLGGTAVISLLQPAPETYDLFDDIILLSDGYVVYQGAREHVLEFFESMGFRCPQRKGVADFLQEVTSRKDQEQYWYRSDMPYHFVPVKQFADSFHSFHMGQFVHNELLEPFDRTKSHPAALATSKFGVSRIELLKATMDREFLLMKRNSFYFIFKAAQLSLMAFLAMSTFFRTNMHRDPTYGTIYMGALYFAIDAIMFNGFSELGMTATKLPVFFKQRDLLFFPAWAYTIPAWILQIPITFFEVGVYVFTTYYVIGFDPSVSRLFKQYMLLLALNQMSSSLFRFIAGLGRDMVVSSTFGPLALASFTILGGFILARPDVKKWWIWGYWVSPLSYAQNAISTNEFLGHSWNKILPGQNDTMGIMVLKSRGIFTEAKWYWIGFGAMIGYTLLFNLLYTLALSVLNPLGDTHPTMPENAIKEKHANVTGEILEDPEKKKCRNLELSDSTNQNCAINNVDSSSRRKGMVLPFAQLSLSFNAVKYSVDMPQAMLAQGVTDDRLVLLKGVSGSFRPGVLTALMGVSGAGKTTLMDVLAGRKTGGYIEGDITISGYPKKQETFARISGYCEQNDIHSPHVTVYESLAFSAWLRLPSGVDLVTRKMFIEEVMELVELTSLRGALVGLPGVNGLSTEQRKRLTIAVELVANPSIIFMDEPTSGLDARAAAIVMRAVRNTVNTGRTVVCTIHQPSIDIFEAFDELFLMKRGGEEIYVGPLGHNSSKLIEYFEGIEGVSKIKDGYNPATWMLEVTSIVQEEMLGVDFCEIYRRSELYQRNKELIEELSTPHPDSSDLDFPSQYSRSFFTQCLACLWKQKLSYWRNPSYTAMRFLFTVIIALLFGTMFWGLGQKTRREQDLFNAVGSMYAAVLYLGIQNSGTVQPVVAVERTVFYRERAAGMYSAFPYAFGQVAIEFPYILVQTVIYGVLVYSMIGFEWSVAKFFWYLFFMYFTLLYFTFYGMMAVGLTPNESVAAIISGAVYNAWNLFSGYLIPRPKIPVWWRWYSWICPVAWTLYGLVASQFGDIQTKLVTKDQTVAQFIAEFYGFDRDLLWVVAVVHVAFTVGFAFMFSFAIMRFNFQRR; encoded by the exons ATGTCGAGGGAGATCCATAAGATCGCGAGCCTGCGCCGGGACAGTTGGCGAAGCAGCGATGACGTGTTCTCGCGGTCGTCGTCGCGCTTCcaggacgaggaggacgacgaggaggctCTGCGGTGGGCGGCGCTGGAGCGGCTGCCCACGTACGACCGCGTGCGGCGTGGCATCCTGCAGGCGGAGACGGGCGAGAAGATCGACGTGGACGTCGGCAGGCTCGGCGCCCGCGAGAGCCGCGCGCTCATCGACCGCCTCGTCCGCGCCGCCGACGACGATCACGAGCGCTTCCTCCTCAAGCTCAAGGACCGCATGGACAG GGTGGGGATAGATTACCCGACTATCGAGGTGCGGTTCGAGAAgctggaggtggaggcggaggtgcTCGTCGGCAACCGGGCCCTGCCCACGCTCGTCAACTCCGTCAGGAACACGATGGAG GCTATCGGGCATGCTCTCCACATCTTTCCCCGAAGGAAGCATTCGATGACCATACTCCATGATGTTAGTGGGATCATCAAGCCACGAAG GATGACTTTGCTATTAGGACCTCCCGGGTCCGGCAAGACCACATTGCTCTTGGCATTGGCCGGGAAGCTCGACAAGGAGCTCAAG GTTTCAGGTAAGGTTTCCTACAACGGCTATGAGATGAATGAATTTGTCCCCGAAAGAACAGCTGCGTACATCAGCCAGCATGATCTCCACACTGGGGAGATGACTGTAAGAGAGACCTTGGCCTTTTCAGCACGCTGCCAAGGTGTTGGCTCTCGATATG aAATGTTGACTGAGTTAGCAAGAAGGGAAAATACAGAGAACATCAAGCCAGATAATGATATCGATGTTTATATGAAG GCCTCAGCAATGGGAGGACAAGAATACAACGTTGTTACAGAGTATATACTGAAG GTGCTAGGATTGGATATCTGTGCTGACACAGTGGTAGGAAATGACATGTTAAGGGGTATATCCGGTGGACAAAGGAAGCGTGTGACAACAG GTGAAATGCTTGTTGGTCCAGCAAGAGCTCTGTTCATGGATGAGATATCTACTGGGCTGGACAGTTCAACCACATACCAGATTGTGAACTCCATTAGGCAGACTATCCACGTCCTTGGTGGGACTGCTGTCATCTCCTTGCTCCAGCCGGCACCAGAAACATATGACTTATTTGATGATATTATACTCCTCTCTGATgggtatgttgtgtaccaaggagcCCGTGAACACGTTCTCGAGTTCTTTGAGTCAATGGGCTTCAGATGCCCGCAGAGAAAGGGTGTTGCGGACTTCTTGCAGGAA GTGACATCAAGGAAAGATCAAGAGCAATATTGGTATAGGAGTGACATGCCATATCATTTCGTGCCCGTGAAGCAATTTGCTGATTCATTCCATTCCTTCCACATGGGACAATTTGTTCATAATGAGCTTTTAGAGCCATTTGACAGGACCAAGAGCCACCCTGCTGCTCTTGCTACCTCAAAATTTGGTGTCAGTAGGATAGAGCTTCTCAAGGCAACCATGGATAGAGAGTTTCTACTTATGAAGAGGaactcattttattttatttttaaagcTGCTCAA CTATCTCTTATGGCATTCCTCGCGATGAGTACATTTTTCCGTACCAACATGCACCGTGACCCCACTTATGGAACAATATATATGGGGGCACTATACTTCGCCATTGACGCAATCATGTTTAATGGTTTCTCAGAGCTTGGCATGACTGCCACGAAACTTCCTGTTTTCTTCAAGCAGAGGGACCTTCTTTTTTTCCCTGCATGGGCCTACACCATACCAGCGTGGATTCTCCAGATTCCTATAACTTTTTTTGAGGTCGGAGTTTATGTTTTCACAACATACTATGTCATCGGATTTGATCCCAGCGTAAGCAG ATTGTTTAAGCAGTATATGCTGCTCCTTGCACTCAATCAGATGTCATCCTCACTGTTCCGCTTCATTGCTGGACTTGGAAGAGACATGGTTGTGTCTAGCACCTTTGGGCCCTTAGCATTGGCGTCTTTTACAATATTGGGTGGCTTTATTCTTGCAAGAC CTGATGTGAAGAAATGGTGGATTTGGGGTTACTGGGTATCTCCATTGTCGTACGCACAAAATGCTATTTCAACAAATGAATTTCTGGGACATAGTTGGAACAAG ATTCTTCCTGGACAAAATGATACAATGGGAATTATGGTCCTGAAATCTCGTGGAATTTTTACTGAGGCCAAGTGGTATTGGATTGGATTTGGTGCCATGATTGGATACACACTCCTCTTCAACCTGCTATACACCCTAGCTCTTTCAGTTTTGAATC CATTAGGTGACACTCACCCAACAATGCCTGAAAATGCAATAAAGGAAAAGCACGCCAACGTAACTGGAGAAATTTTGGAAGATCCCGAGAAAAAGAAATGTAGAAATCTAGAATTGTCTGACAGCACCAACCAAAACTGTGCGATCAACAACGTGGATTCTAGTTCAAGAAGGAAGGGAATGGTACTCCCATTTGCGCAACTGTCACTAAGCTTTAACGCCGTAAAATACTCAGTGGACATGCCACAG GCAATGTTGGCACAAGGAGTGACAGATGACCGTTTGGTGCTTCTAAAGGGAGTTAGTGGTTCTTTCAGGCCAGGAGTACTTACCGCATTGATGGGTGTGAGTGGCGCCGGAAAGACTACTCTTATGGATGTATTAGCGGGAAGAAAAACCGGAGGTTACATAGAGGGGGATATCACCATCTCAGGCTATCCAAAGAAGCAAGAGACTTTTGCACGTATATCAGGATACTGTGAGCAAAATGATATTCATTCTCCGCACGTAACCGTTTATGAGTCACTCGCGTTTTCCGCATGGCTACGGCTTCCATCGGGAGTTGATTTAGTCACAAGAAAG ATGTTTATCGAGGAGGTCATGGAGCTTGTAGAGCTCACCTCATTGAGGGGTGCACTTGTTGGTCTTCCAGGAGTTAATGGCCTATCAACTGAGCAACGCAAGAGGCTAACTATTGCTGTGGAGCTTGTTGCTAACCCTTCAATCATTTTTATGGATGAACCAACATCTGGTCTTGATGCTCGGGCAGCCGCAATTGTCATGAGGGCGGTAAGGAATACTGTAAATACTGGTAGGACAGTTGTCTGCACTATTCACCAGCCAAGTATTGACATATTTGAAGCATTTGATGAG CTTTTCctaatgaagagaggaggagaagagATATATGTCGGCCCACTAGGCCATAACTCCTCAAAATTGATTGAGTACTTCGAG GGAATTGAAGGCGTTAGTAAGATAAAAGATGGATATAACCCAGCAACATGGATGCTGGAAGTGACATCTATCGTCCAAGAGGAGATGCTTGGTGTTGACTTCTGCGAAATCTACAGGAGATCAGAACTATACCA AAGGAACAAGGAACTTATAGAAGAGCTAAGCACACCACATCCTGATTCCAGTGATCTCGACTTCCCTTCACAGTACTCTAGATCATTCTTCACACAATGCCTAGCTTGCTTATGGAAGCAGAAGTTATCATATTGGAGGAACCCATCTTATACAGCAATGAGATTTCTCTTCACTGTCATCATTGCACTACTGTTTGGGACAATGTTTTGGGGCCTGGGACAAAAAAC TAGAAGAGAACAAGATCTGTTCAATGCAGTGGGATCAATGTATGCTGCAGTTCTTTACCTCGGAATCCAAAACTCCGGTACCGTTCAACCGGTGGTGGCAGTGGAGCGCACAGTTTTTTATAGAGAAAGAGCAGCCGGCATGTATTCAGCTTTCCCATATGCATTTGGACAG GTTGCGATTGAATTCCCATACATCCTCGTGCAGACCGTGATATATGGTGTACTAGTCTATTCGATGATTGGATTTGAGTGGAGTGTTGCCAAGTTTTTTTGGTACTTGTTCTTCATGTACTTCACACTTCTATATTTCACCTTCTACGGGATGATGGCGGTAGGACTGACACCAAACGAGAGCGTAGCAGCGATCATCTCAGGAGCAGTCTACAATGCGTGGAACCTCTTCTCAGGATATCTTATTCCTCGACCT AAAATTCCTGTTTGGTGGAGATGGTATAGTTGGATTTGCCCAGTTGCATGGACACTATACGGATTGGTTGCCTCGCAGTTTGGTGATATTCAAACGAAACTCGTCACAAAAGATCAAACTGTGGCCCAGTTCATCGCAGAGTTCTATGGGTTTGACCGTGACTTGTTGTGGGTTGTTGCAGTAGTTCATGTTGCCTTCACCGTGGGTTTTGCTTTCATGTTCAGTTTTGCGATTATGAGGTTCAACTtccagaggagatga